A genome region from Penaeus vannamei isolate JL-2024 chromosome 20, ASM4276789v1, whole genome shotgun sequence includes the following:
- the LOC138865191 gene encoding histone H1.3-like → MLATLILLLCRGDQRVLVEYSRISDSTSISSKLILRLLTREKLTVKTFKRSQSSNESLNLVMFRDCLEDKVFRTALAVWQGYKASQNVKYTSRSAQVSRAQKPRSPKAQKPRSPKAQKPRSPEAQKPKCPEAQKPSSPKAQKPKSPKAKSPEAQKPKHSAVPKDGTPEPEAVGVAAHPSGPFVARKTPLELT, encoded by the exons ATGCTTGCGACGTTAATTCTACTCCTGTGCCGAGGCGACCAACGCGTTCTGGTGGAATACTCGCGAA TCTCGGATTCAACCTCCATTTCCTCAAAGTTAATATTACGTCTCCTGACGCGTGAAAAGCTTACAGTGAAAACGTTTAAAAGATCGCAAAG TTCTAATGAGTCTCTTAATTTGGTAATGTTTAGAGACTGCTTGGAGGACAAAGTTTTCAGAACCGCCCTCGCAGTTTGGCAAGGATACAAGGCCAGCCAAAAT GTCAAATACACCAGCCGATCGGCCCAAGTCTCCCGAGCCCAAAAGCCCAGAAGCCCAAAAGCCCAGAAGCCCAGAAGCCCAAAAGCCCAGAAGCCCAGAAGCCCAGAAGCCCAGAAGCCCAAATGCCCAGAAGCCCAGAAGCCCAGTAGCCCAAAAGCCCAGAAGCCCAAAAGCCCAAAAGCCAAAAGCCCTGAAGCCCAAAAGCCCAAGCACAGCGCCGTTCCCAAAGACGGAACCCCTGAGCCCGAAGCCGTGGGAGTCGCCGCCCATCCATCAGGCCCCTTCGTCGCTCGGAAGACGCCC CTGGAGTTGACATGA